In bacterium, the following are encoded in one genomic region:
- the csm5 gene encoding type III-A CRISPR-associated RAMP protein Csm5 has protein sequence MLTYKFQVEILTPIHIGSKDEIESYEYVIKNGKLFKINLADFLYQLSPAEQEEFDKFLSSNIVQLRQFIRNRAGFDKFAEFSIDVSKTVASIYETKLQDVHNQLIVAPFIRELSHPFIPGSSLKGAIRTAVIFELFQGKVDEKMKPDIFEAEVLKSERGFFDEKAQRFVTRGLDGGKDPFRAIKITDARLPENSTYVERVETFSKKTAKPLDIQLFKEVTYSSLQNKPIIFLAEFRFDDQLINRNKEIKLKSIDNDFIIKACNNFTRQIIKHELEYFKDPPTNKIYSHLQEESRNLNKDTFLLRIGWGSGFSSMTVNLKQERPKSIQTRKLIDGYLPLGWIKVTVKE, from the coding sequence ATGCTAACTTATAAATTTCAGGTTGAAATTCTTACCCCAATTCATATTGGCAGTAAAGATGAGATTGAGTCTTATGAGTATGTAATCAAAAATGGCAAATTGTTCAAAATCAATCTGGCTGATTTTCTCTATCAATTATCACCTGCTGAGCAAGAAGAGTTTGATAAATTCCTTTCAAGTAACATTGTCCAATTAAGGCAGTTTATCAGAAATAGAGCAGGCTTTGATAAGTTTGCTGAATTTAGTATTGATGTTTCAAAAACAGTTGCATCTATCTATGAAACTAAATTGCAAGATGTTCATAACCAGCTTATTGTTGCCCCTTTTATCAGGGAGCTTTCACATCCATTCATTCCTGGCAGTTCTCTTAAAGGGGCAATTAGAACAGCGGTTATCTTTGAACTCTTTCAAGGCAAAGTTGATGAAAAAATGAAGCCAGATATTTTTGAAGCTGAAGTATTAAAGAGTGAGCGAGGATTCTTTGATGAAAAAGCACAACGATTTGTTACCCGAGGTCTGGATGGAGGGAAAGACCCTTTTCGGGCAATCAAGATTACTGATGCCAGATTGCCAGAAAATAGTACTTATGTTGAAAGAGTAGAAACCTTCTCTAAAAAAACAGCAAAACCTCTTGACATTCAGCTTTTTAAAGAAGTTACCTATTCCTCTCTTCAAAATAAACCTATAATCTTCCTTGCTGAATTCCGTTTTGATGACCAGCTTATTAATCGGAACAAAGAGATTAAATTAAAATCTATTGATAATGATTTTATCATCAAGGCTTGTAACAACTTTACTCGCCAGATTATCAAGCACGAATTAGAATATTTTAAAGACCCCCCGACTAATAAGATTTACTCTCATTTACAAGAAGAATCCCGTAATCTCAATAAAGATACCTTTTTACTCAGGATTGGCTGGGGAAGTGGTTTTTCCTCAATGACTGTAAATCTAAAACAGGAAAGACCAAAGTCTATTCAAACCAGAAAGTTGATAGATGGATACTTACCCCTTGGTTGGATAAAGGTTACAGTAAAAGAATAA
- the cas2 gene encoding CRISPR-associated endonuclease Cas2, giving the protein MLDKMGKRIRKLIKEEEDSVRIYEMCANCEKKIKIIGLGRVTEDKEVYIV; this is encoded by the coding sequence TTGTTAGATAAGATGGGAAAAAGGATAAGGAAACTAATAAAAGAAGAGGAAGATAGCGTGCGAATATATGAGATGTGTGCTAACTGTGAGAAGAAGATTAAAATAATTGGGCTGGGAAGGGTAACAGAAGATAAGGAAGTCTATATTGTCTAA
- a CDS encoding four helix bundle protein has product MKDFRELKVWQMGMTLFEMVVKDVELFPKTEAGRIIANQILRSVSSITANIAEGYGRRKGKEFEHYLYIARGSTNETIDWYEKIKRLGYIDSVSFEKREQMCQEIRAMLSKMIDTLDR; this is encoded by the coding sequence ATGAAAGATTTTAGAGAGCTTAAAGTATGGCAAATGGGAATGACATTGTTTGAGATGGTTGTAAAGGATGTAGAATTATTTCCAAAAACTGAGGCAGGAAGAATTATTGCCAATCAAATCCTAAGGAGTGTTTCATCTATAACTGCCAATATTGCTGAAGGATATGGGAGAAGAAAAGGCAAAGAGTTTGAACACTATCTTTACATTGCCAGAGGCTCAACAAATGAAACAATTGACTGGTATGAGAAAATAAAAAGATTAGGTTATATTGATAGCGTGAGCTTTGAAAAAAGAGAACAAATGTGTCAAGAAATACGAGCCATGTTGAGTAAAATGATAGACACATTAGATAGATAA